In Lates calcarifer isolate ASB-BC8 linkage group LG21, TLL_Latcal_v3, whole genome shotgun sequence, a single window of DNA contains:
- the LOC108877958 gene encoding uncharacterized protein LOC108877958, whose product MGCPKKSKRKQEELEEKLRRAEQKTEKYRKRLQRLKMAHQSPRAKVNKILREASQTSLRRTLLFHTAVAEEVRTKYKKSKRESHRQLIAAVITSKILKKYRLQKLAQEVLGFSRKRWKNLGNENVCYYKRKEYTGIGARLKEKVTSFFVRDDVSRITTGKKQTVTKGKKKMQKRLLLDSVKNLHLRFLAEQTNMKLSYSLFCTLRPYWVVHPTLSDRETCMCKQHENLGFIAKKLHQMHIIDTFNLESLTEAITCDITSKQCMYGECDKCNNKSYPLTGHYKATDRVSYLQWATVDKKNKDNSGATSKVTLKKEYESSQEELVETFATLLQKFRRHLYNIRQQYAFSRALKQNLPADQCVVHVDFSENYTCKYSAEVQSVHFGASHQQATLHTGVYHVGGESAPTSFCTISASRLKGPPAIWKHMEPILKEIREKFPDVTTVHFFSDGPCTQYKQRRNFYLFCTEIFKKGFTRGTWNYFEASHGKGAPDGIGGTLKRRADRLVSQGVDIPTAMSLYQALNDGQSKVKLFYIQEQDVDDAVKEMPADLPAVPSTMRLHQVITLSPGKMLYRDISCMCSANGNLECNCQKTRSFSFNSTDDHTEDLTHSRPEEEQWHTPEVVGKWCAVLYEGHIYPGIIQEVNETHCQVKCMHRVGENRFFWPLREDVHWYPFEDILTIISPPQNVTSRHLAIAEDQWNTLVSHEE is encoded by the exons atgggCTGcccaaaaaaatcaaaaaggaaGCAAGAGGAACTTGAAGAAAAGTTGAgaagagcagaacagaaaacagaaaaatacaggaaaCGGCTTCAACGATTGAAAATGGCTCATCAATCTCCAAGAGCCAAAGTCAACAAAATACTCAGGGAAGCGTCGCAGACATCCCTAAGAAGAACCCTGTTGTTCCATACAGCAGTAGCTGAGGAAGTGCgtacaaagtacaaaaaatCAAAGAGAGAAAGTCACAGACAACTCATTGCAGCAGTAATCACCAGCAAAATCCTCAAGAAGTACAGGCTGCAGAAATTGGCACAGGAGGTACTTGGATTTTCAAGGAAAAGATGGAAGAACCtgggaaatgaaaatgtctgctACTACAAGAGGAAGGAATACACTGGAATTGGTGCGAGACTAAAAGAAAAGGTAACGTCATTCTTTGTACGTGATGATGTGAGCAGGATCACTActggaaaaaagcaaacagtcacaaaaggaaaaaagaaaatgcagaaaagacTACTTCTGGATTCAGTGAAAAACCTCCATTTGAGGTTCCTCGCTGAGCAGACCAACATGAAGCTGTCATACTCGCTGTTTTGCACACTTCGTCCCTATTGGGTTGTGCACCCAACGCTGTCAGATCGCGAAACATGTATGtgcaaacaacatgaaaatctTGGCTTTATTGCTAAAAAGCTTCATCAGATGCACATCATTGACACGTTCAATTTGGAGAGCCTGACAGAAGCCATCACGTGTGACATCACAAGCAAGCAGTGTATGTATGGAGAATGTGACAAATGCAACAATAAGAGCTATCCACTCACAGGCCATTACAAAGCTACTGATCGTGTCTCCTACCTTCAGTGGGCAACTGTtgacaaaaagaacaaagataACTCTGGAGCAACCTCAAAGGTCACTTTGAAAAAAGAATATGAATCCTCACAAGAAGAGCTGGTGGAAACATTTGCCACTTTGCTCCAGAAGTTTAGGCGTCATCTCTACAACATCAGGCAGCAGTATGCTTTCTCACGGGCCCTGAAGCAGAACCTCCCTGCCGACCAATGTGTAGTCCATGTTGATTTCTCAGAAAACTATACTTGCAAATACAGTGCAGAAGTGCAGTCTGTTCATTTTGGTGCATCCCACCAACAGGCCACTTTACACACTGGTGTTTATCATGTGGGGGGAGAATCGGCTCCTACCTCCTTCTGCACCATATCGGCATCAAGATTGAAGGGACCACCTGCAATATGGAAACACATGGAGCCCATTCTGAaggaaatcagagaaaaatTCCCAGATGTGACAACTGTGCATTTTTTTAGCGATGGGCCCTGCACACAATACAAACAGCGTAGAAACTTTTACCTTTTTTGCACTGAAATTTTTAAGAAGGGGTTCACAAGGGGAACCTGGAATTACTTTGAGGCCAGTCATGGCAAAGGAGCCCCAGATGGCATAGGTGGCACACTGAAGAGGAGGGCTGACAGGCTTGTCAGCCAAGGAGTTGATATTCCCACGGCAATGTCCCTTTACCAAGCTCTGAATGACGGTCAGTCAAAGGTAAAGTTGTTTTACATCCAGGAGCAAGATGTAGATGATGCAGTGAAGGAAATGCCGGCTGACCTTCCAGCGGTACCATCCACAATGAGGCTTCACCAG GTGATTACTCTTTCACCTGGAAAAATGCTCTACCGCGACATCAGCTGCATGTGTTCTGCAAATGGGAATCTGGAATGTAACTGCCAGAAAACGAGAAGCTTCAGCTTTAATTCCACAGATGACCACACAGAAGACCTAACACACAGCAGACCAGAAGAAGAGCAGTGGCATACTCCAGAGGTTGTGGGTAAATGGTGTGCTGTGCTGTATGAGGGCCACATCTACCCAGGGATCATCCAAGAGGTGAATGAGACCCACTGCCAGGTGAAATGTATGCACAGAGTGGGGGAAAACCGCTTTTTCTGGCCGTTGAGGGAGGATGTCCATTGGTATCCCTTTGAGGATATTCTGACCATCATTTCACCGCCACAAAATGTTACCTCACGCCACCTGGCCATCGCAGAAGACCAATGGAACACTCTGGTCAGCCATGAAGAGTAA
- the LOC108877982 gene encoding thymocyte nuclear protein 1 yields MSPKKNARVGKRAASSGDGETERAGGKRKAAASDETGENKESSKSPASPQHCHWLMKSEPESRFENGIDVKFGIEDLKALPNQTSCWDGVRNYQARNFMRQMKEGQLAFFYHSNCKEPGIAGIMKIVKEAYVDHTQFDKKDVHYDATSKPANPKWSMVDVQYQRMMKRFVPLSELKKYHLQHRAKGGPLKDMVLFTRARLSVQPLTTEEFDFVLSLEDKQPL; encoded by the exons ATGTCACCGAAGAAAAATGCCAGAGTGGGTAAAAGAGCAGCGAGTTCAG GTGATGGTGAAACAGAAAGAGCCGGTGGTAAGAGGAAAGCTGCAGCTTCTGATGAGACTGGAGAAAATAAGGAGAGCTCAAAGTCACCTGCTTCACCACAGCACTGTCACTGGCTGATGAAGTCGGAGCCTGAGAGCCGCTTTGAGAATGGGATCGATGTGAAG TTCGGGATTGAGGATCTGAAGGCTTTGCCTAATCAGACCAGCTGCTGGGATGGGGTCCGCAATTATCAG GCGCGCAATTTTATGAGGCAGATGAAAGAAGGGCAGTTGGCTTTCTTTTACCACAGCAACTGCAAGGAACCGGGGATAGCAGGAATCATGAAA ATTGTGAAGGAAGCTTATGTGGACCACACTCAGTTTGACAAGAAAGATGTCCATTATGATGCAACCAGTAAACCGGCCAACCCAAAGTGGAGCATG gtCGACGTCCAGTATCAAAGAATGATGAAGCGTTTTGTTCCTCTGTCGGAGCTTAAAAAGTACCACCTGCAGCACCGGGCCAAAGGAGGGCCTCTGAAGGATATGGTGCTTTTTACAAGGGCCCGGCTCTCTGTGCAACCCCTCACCACTG aggaGTTTGACTTTGTCCTGAGTTTGGAGGACAAACAGCCACTGTGA
- the LOC108877981 gene encoding vacuolar protein sorting-associated protein 26B-like gives MSFFSFGQSAEIDVVLNDAETRKKAEHKTEDGKKDKYFLFYDGETVSGKVNVTLKNPGKRLEHQGIKIEFVGQIELYYDRGNHHEFVSLVKDLARPGEITQSQTFDFEFTHVEKPYESYTGQNVKLRYFLRATVIRRLNDISKEMDIVVHTLSTYPELNSSIKMEVGIEDCLHIEFEYNKSKYHLKDVIVGKIYFLLVRIKIKHMEIDIIKRETTGTGPSVYHENDTIAKYEIMDGAPVRGESIPIRLFLAGYDLTPTMRDINKKFSVRYYLNLVLIDEEERRYFKQQEITLWRKGDVVRKSMSHQAAIASQRFEGSAASESALEQAAREESG, from the exons ATGAGTTTCTTCAGTTTTGGGCAAAGTGCAGAAATTGATGTGGTCCTGAATGACGCTGAAACGAGGAAGAAGGCTGAACACAAGACtgaagatggaaagaaagacaaatacTTTCTTTTCTATGATGGCGAAACTGTCAGTGGAAAGGTGAATGTCACACTGAAGAACCCCGGGAAGAGGCTGGAGCACCAAGGGATCAAGATTGAATTTGTTGGCCAGATAG AGCTGTATTATGACAGAGGAAACCATCATGAGTTTGTTTCCCTGGTTAAAGATCTTGCGAGACCTGGTGAAATAACTCAGTCACAGACCTTCGACTTCGAGTTCACTCATGTTGAGAAACCTTACGAGTCCTACACAGGCCAGAATGTTAAGCTAAG atacTTCCTTCGTGCTACAGTGATCAGAAGACTAAATGACATCAGTAAAGAGATGGACATTGTGGTCCACACACTGAGCACTTACCCTGAACTCAACTCCTCCATTAAAATGGAAGTTGGAATTGAGGATTGCCTCCACATTGAGTTTGAGTACAACAAATCCAA GTACCACCTGAAAGATGTCATTGTGGGAAAAATCTACTTCCTGCTGGTGAGGATTAAAATTAAGCACATGGAGATTGACATAATCAAACGTGAGACAACGGGCACCGGCCCAAGTGTATACCATGAAAATGACACTATTGCCAAGTACGAAATCATGGATGGTGCACCGGTCAGAG GAGAATCCATTCCCATACGGTTATTTCTGGCTGGCTATGATCTGACTCCGACCATGCGAGACATCAACAAGAAGTTCTCTGTGCGCTACTACCTGAACCTGGTGCTGATcgatgaggaggagagacgcTACTtcaaacagcag GAAATCACACTGTGGAGGAAAGGCGACGTGGTGAGGAAGAGCATGTCTCACCAGGCCGCCATCGCCTCTCAGAGGTTCGAGGGCTCAGCCGCTTCAGAGAGCGCACTGGAACAAGCCGCGAGGGAGGAGAGCGGATAG
- the jam3a gene encoding junctional adhesion molecule 3B — translation MRRCKMAIARLLACFVLYISLGNLPSLVGVTLRTTDKIVWANEFEPIELTCLIESISTNNPRIEWKKIKNGVPSYVYFQNKISGDLEHRAQLREPANILIFNTSRSDTAEYRCEVAAIDDQRDFDEILISLAVRVKPVVPRCSVPETVTVGTSTELRCLENEGFPAPLYRWFHNNDELPQDPKNSPKFANSSYSINPDTGGLKFRRVRKEDAGEYYCQAKNDAGHAQCPPQMMEVCDVDILGIFLKCFCAVVVFLCLAASICHSLRRGCFHKKGHNENNYNWPAQSDGVDYGDADEGHFRHKSSFII, via the exons TTTGCCTTCA CTAGTCGGTGTAACCCTGAGAACCACGGACAAGATTGTGTGGGCAAATGAGTTTGAGC CCATCGAGCTGACCTGTTTAATAGAGTCCATCTCAACAAACAACCCGAGGattgaatggaaaaaaataaaaaacggTGTCCCCAGTTACGTGTACTTTCAAAACAAGATATCAG GGGACTTGGAGCACAGAGCTCAGCTCAGAGAACCAGCCAACATTCTGATCTTCAACACCAGTAGGTCAGACACTGCAGAGTACCGCTGCGAGGTGGCCGCCATCGATGATCAAAGGGACTTTGATGAGATACTTATTAGTCTTGCAGTAAGAG tgaaGCCTGTCGTACCTCGGTGCAGTGTGCCAGAGACGGTCACGGTGGGAACGTCGACAGAGCTGCGATGTCTGGAGAACGAGGGCTTCCCCGCTCCTCTGTATCGCTGGTTCCATAACAACGACGAGCTTCCTCAGGACCCCAAGAACAGCCCCAAGTTTGCTAACTCTTCTTACAGCATCAACCCTGACACTGGAGGCCTG AAATTTCGAAGGGTGAGGAAGGAGGATGCAGGGGAGTACTACTGCCAGGCAAAGAATGATGCAGGACATGCACAGTGTCCCCCACAAATGATGGAAGTCT GTGACGTCGACATCCTTGGGATTTTCCTCAAGTGCTTCTGTGCAGTGGTTGTGTTCCTCTGTTTGGCTGCATCCATCTGTCATTCCCTTAGACGTGGATGCTTCCACAAAAAAGGTCACAATGAAAATAA ttacAATTGGCCAGCACAGAGTGATGGTGTTGACTATGGTGATGCAGATGAG ggTCATTTTCGCCACAAGTCTTCGTTCATCATTTGA